One window of the Anomalospiza imberbis isolate Cuckoo-Finch-1a 21T00152 chromosome 12, ASM3175350v1, whole genome shotgun sequence genome contains the following:
- the MPHOSPH6 gene encoding M-phase phosphoprotein 6, with product MAGEVKTKLSKNLLRMKFMQRGLDSQTKKQLEEEEKKIISEEHWYLDVPDLKEKESCIIEGRSFLQCEDLVYGRMSFKGFNPEIEKLMIKMNSKCKEEEIEEDDKMEADVSDEEMARRYETLVGTIGKKFLRKRDQRVLKDDDEDDEVEEGNSNTRPSKRAKKMFLKPQD from the exons TTCATGCAAAGGGGTTTGGAttcacaaaccaaaaaacaactagaagaagaagaaaagaagataaTTAGTGAAGAACACTGGTATCTTGATGTACCGGATCTAAAGGAAAAAGA GAGCTGTATAATAGAAGGGAGAAGCTTTCTGCAATGTGAGGATCTCGTTTATGGCAGAATGTCCTTCAAAGGATTCAATCCAGAAATTGAG aagttAATGATCAAAATGAACTCTAAGTGCAAGGAGGAAGAAATTGAAGAGGATGATAAAATGGAGGCTGATGTGTCAGATGAAGAAATGGCCAGAAG ATATGAAACATTGGTGGGAACAAtagggaagaaatttttgagGAAAAGGGACCAACGTGTACTCAAggatgatgatgaagatgatgaagtTGAAGAGGGGAATAGTAACACAAGACCTAGTAAAAGAGCTAAGAAAATGTTCTTAAAACCTCAGGATTAA